In Deltaproteobacteria bacterium, one genomic interval encodes:
- a CDS encoding amidohydrolase family protein — MIDAHTHIFFPEVRKNRSNYMFGEEAFKLIYANEKARMASAEELVEAMDKDGVDRSITFGFPWRTLYTVTRANDYVLEAMQTYPDRIIGFACAYPEGKGLQKELDRCLSAGMRGVGELAFYTGRLSAEDMLETMKPVLEVCKNHQAPLMLHANENVGHTYPGKSEVCLGELYRFLKAIAPQPVILAHWGGGLFFYELMKKEVAESLAHVVYDTAASPFLYRTRIYSLASEICGEKRIVLGSDFPLIPVSRYFAEMEEAGLSADTRNRICGENLKELLGL; from the coding sequence ATTATCGACGCCCATACGCACATCTTCTTTCCAGAGGTTCGGAAGAATCGCTCCAACTATATGTTCGGAGAAGAAGCCTTCAAGTTGATCTACGCGAATGAGAAAGCTCGAATGGCTTCAGCCGAGGAACTGGTCGAAGCTATGGACAAAGACGGAGTCGATCGATCCATCACATTCGGGTTTCCTTGGAGAACACTCTACACGGTCACAAGAGCCAACGATTATGTACTCGAAGCCATGCAAACCTATCCGGATCGCATCATCGGTTTTGCGTGCGCTTATCCGGAAGGCAAAGGATTACAGAAGGAACTGGACCGATGCCTTTCCGCGGGAATGAGAGGGGTAGGGGAGTTGGCTTTTTACACGGGACGCCTCAGCGCCGAGGATATGCTCGAAACCATGAAACCGGTGTTGGAAGTGTGCAAGAATCATCAGGCTCCCTTGATGCTGCATGCCAACGAGAACGTCGGGCATACCTATCCCGGGAAATCCGAAGTGTGCCTGGGAGAGCTGTACCGCTTTCTAAAGGCCATCGCCCCACAGCCCGTTATCCTGGCCCATTGGGGAGGGGGCCTGTTTTTCTATGAACTCATGAAAAAAGAGGTGGCCGAGTCTCTCGCGCACGTGGTGTACGACACCGCGGCTTCCCCGTTCCTGTACCGCACCAGGATTTACAGTCTGGCCTCGGAGATCTGCGGCGAAAAACGCATCGTTTTGGGAAGCGATTTCCCCTTGATACCCGTTTCCCGGTACTTCGCCGAGATGGAAGAAGCCGGCTTGAGTGCGGATACTCGAAACCGCATCTGCGGGGAAAACTTGAAGGAATTGCTGGGACTATGA
- a CDS encoding glycosyltransferase, with product MTSSFEYEDDEGIPTFRFTGWRWLPRLVRGDCLLWDRAARLLFQRYVDAFGTPDIIHAHSALFAGVTARRLRLAYGIPYVITEHSSVFATRRLKAWEVPQIERAFRCAEARIMVSPSLGHLLEGRFDGNVRPWIWIPNMVSNMFQPSPKRDRLEADRPFVFLNVGFLREGKGQGLLIDSFARVFQGEAGVGLRIVGDGGLREKLEAQAARLGVEDQVTFLGGLGREDVLRQMQACDAYVLSSDYETFGVVLVEALACGKPVVATACGGPECIVDETNGLLVPPGDVEAMASALREMRSRAHTYDPGAISRDCRSRFGAETVARELTAVYRDVILKR from the coding sequence TTGACGTCTTCCTTTGAATACGAGGACGATGAAGGCATACCCACGTTTCGTTTCACCGGTTGGCGCTGGCTTCCGCGCCTGGTGCGCGGAGATTGTCTTTTGTGGGACAGGGCCGCGCGTCTTCTTTTCCAAAGGTACGTGGATGCCTTTGGAACCCCGGACATCATCCACGCCCACTCGGCCTTGTTCGCCGGCGTCACGGCCCGGCGTCTCCGACTGGCGTACGGTATTCCCTATGTCATTACGGAACATAGTTCCGTCTTCGCCACGAGGCGATTGAAAGCATGGGAAGTTCCGCAAATCGAGCGCGCCTTTCGCTGCGCCGAGGCGCGTATCATGGTGAGTCCAAGTCTCGGTCACTTGCTGGAAGGGCGATTCGATGGAAACGTCCGGCCGTGGATTTGGATTCCCAACATGGTGTCCAACATGTTTCAGCCGAGCCCCAAGAGGGATCGGCTGGAAGCCGACCGGCCGTTCGTCTTCCTCAACGTAGGATTTCTCCGTGAGGGTAAGGGGCAAGGTCTTCTGATCGACTCCTTTGCCAGGGTGTTTCAGGGCGAGGCCGGCGTTGGTCTTCGCATCGTCGGGGACGGCGGCTTACGAGAAAAGCTCGAAGCCCAGGCCGCCAGGTTGGGAGTGGAGGACCAGGTGACTTTTCTGGGAGGGCTGGGCCGGGAGGACGTCCTTCGGCAAATGCAGGCCTGCGACGCATACGTGCTCTCGAGCGACTATGAAACGTTCGGCGTCGTTCTGGTCGAGGCTCTCGCCTGCGGAAAGCCCGTTGTGGCGACCGCCTGCGGAGGTCCGGAGTGCATTGTAGATGAAACCAATGGACTGCTGGTCCCGCCGGGCGATGTCGAAGCCATGGCAAGCGCGCTGCGGGAAATGCGGTCCCGGGCCCACACGTACGATCCGGGCGCTATTTCGAGAGACTGCCGATCACGCTTCGGCGCCGAAACCGTGGCGCGTGAGTTGACAGCCGTGTACAGGGACGTGATACTAAAACGTTGA
- a CDS encoding flippase, translating to MNGEDTRSHYKELTGHIGAAMLRQVAALLLSFALGVMLARLLGPEGNGRYAMALLLPALIISFLNMGIPSANVYFLGSRRVSLKQALWTSVRFWVAICGFGIPSAVLLVFWFGDTLFRGVGVDPLLIALLLFPVALLQNFYLSLLHGKQEFTSYNGALLVSPSAALVLVFFAVFVLDLEIVGALVGVIAAQLIGLVFVASMIHKRVRSEVAELASETYAKPCIVYGLKAHFSNVLTFLNYRIDIFLVNYFLDPLSTGVYVVAVNIAERLWILSQSVSFVLFPRLSELHRTEGDSHRLAQTLAKAVLVVTLAAVGILAVVSKPFIVLIFGPEYAGASTALLWLLPGIAFGNLSRVLSNDIAARGRPELNTYSAALEVGINLAANLVLIPKMGINGAALATTLAYTCDAAAKVAVFSHLNRSRWWELFVPGRDDRHLLGLAIGGIRSWGGQRNSGS from the coding sequence ATGAACGGAGAGGACACCAGATCTCACTATAAGGAACTTACCGGCCACATCGGGGCGGCCATGCTGAGACAGGTTGCCGCGCTGCTGCTCAGTTTTGCCCTGGGGGTAATGCTTGCTCGGCTGTTGGGCCCCGAGGGAAACGGTCGCTATGCCATGGCGCTGCTGCTGCCCGCGCTGATTATCAGCTTCCTGAACATGGGGATTCCGTCGGCGAATGTGTATTTTCTGGGCTCCCGCCGCGTGTCTCTGAAGCAGGCGCTTTGGACGAGCGTGAGGTTCTGGGTCGCGATATGCGGATTCGGTATACCGTCGGCCGTCCTCCTGGTGTTTTGGTTCGGCGACACGCTTTTCAGGGGCGTGGGAGTGGACCCCCTCCTGATCGCCCTCCTGCTGTTTCCCGTCGCGTTACTTCAAAACTTCTACTTGAGTCTGCTTCACGGAAAGCAGGAATTCACAAGCTATAACGGCGCGCTGCTGGTTTCACCTTCGGCGGCCTTGGTATTGGTGTTTTTCGCGGTGTTTGTTTTGGATCTGGAAATAGTCGGGGCCCTTGTGGGTGTCATAGCGGCGCAATTGATCGGACTGGTCTTTGTCGCTTCCATGATTCACAAGCGAGTTCGCTCCGAGGTCGCGGAATTGGCTTCCGAGACGTACGCTAAACCATGCATCGTCTATGGACTCAAAGCGCACTTCAGTAATGTCCTGACCTTCTTGAACTACCGGATCGATATCTTTCTCGTGAACTACTTCCTGGATCCGTTATCCACGGGTGTGTACGTGGTGGCTGTCAACATTGCGGAACGACTGTGGATCCTGTCTCAGTCCGTGAGTTTCGTCCTTTTTCCCCGGCTTTCAGAGTTGCACCGAACCGAGGGAGACAGTCACAGACTGGCGCAAACCCTAGCCAAGGCCGTTCTTGTGGTGACGCTGGCGGCCGTGGGTATCCTGGCCGTGGTCTCGAAACCGTTCATCGTGCTCATATTCGGTCCCGAGTACGCCGGAGCATCCACCGCCCTTCTGTGGCTGCTGCCCGGAATCGCCTTTGGAAATCTCTCCAGGGTCCTCTCGAATGATATTGCGGCCAGAGGACGGCCGGAGTTGAACACATACTCGGCAGCTTTGGAAGTGGGTATAAACCTGGCGGCTAATCTAGTCCTTATACCGAAAATGGGAATCAATGGAGCCGCCTTGGCCACGACACTGGCCTACACCTGTGACGCTGCGGCGAAGGTGGCCGTGTTTTCGCACCTAAACAGGAGCCGGTGGTGGGAGTTGTTCGTTCCCGGACGCGACGACCGACATCTTTTGGGACTAGCCATTGGCGGGATTCGAAGCTGGGGCGGTCAGCGGAATTCGGGAAGCTGA
- a CDS encoding glycosyltransferase, producing the protein MKVLHVTPWYEPAWAAGGCVVSTRNFCRALSSLGVDVTVYATDDDGHGARMDVPLGEPVDVGGVKVLYFRSGPFGKWRPEAFSRTLSRKLAESMHRFDLVHVSLTRHWHGLRVSLLNRLSRVPYLLTPHGSLNEWFVMKVGKAYLKIPYAYLVDSRVARAASAVHYLCRGERVMSRRFGFGRPSFLVPNGIDLAHFCRRPEARTKLRREIGAADGTTVLLYVGRVHPMKNVHLVVEALGLLKDAGERVLFVVLGPTPDHGYLASLKERVTACRLEDSVRFLPPVPQEEVIDWYSAADILVLPSLVEGLSMSVIEALAASLPVLISRNAANASDVVKDGAGQAIDLTAESIASALLPLVFSGERIAELSYNARRSALARYDINKVADLMARAYRDVLTGSRDAALNWS; encoded by the coding sequence ATGAAAGTATTGCACGTCACTCCCTGGTACGAGCCCGCATGGGCCGCGGGAGGCTGTGTGGTTTCCACCCGCAATTTCTGCCGGGCTCTCTCGAGTCTGGGAGTGGACGTTACCGTGTACGCCACGGACGACGACGGCCATGGGGCGCGCATGGACGTGCCTTTGGGGGAGCCGGTCGATGTGGGAGGGGTCAAGGTTCTCTATTTCCGTAGCGGCCCGTTCGGAAAATGGAGACCCGAAGCCTTTTCCCGAACGCTTTCCAGGAAACTGGCTGAATCCATGCACCGTTTCGACCTAGTGCACGTTTCGTTGACGCGCCACTGGCACGGGCTGCGGGTGAGTCTTTTGAACCGGCTTAGCCGCGTTCCGTACCTGCTGACGCCTCACGGGAGCCTGAACGAATGGTTTGTTATGAAAGTGGGCAAAGCGTATCTGAAAATACCTTACGCCTATCTTGTCGATTCCCGTGTGGCGAGAGCGGCTTCGGCGGTGCATTACCTCTGCCGGGGCGAACGCGTCATGTCTCGCAGATTCGGTTTCGGGAGGCCGTCCTTTCTGGTTCCCAATGGCATCGATCTGGCCCACTTCTGTCGCCGCCCGGAAGCCCGAACCAAGCTGAGAAGGGAAATCGGCGCCGCGGATGGAACAACGGTCCTGTTGTATGTGGGACGGGTCCATCCCATGAAAAACGTGCATCTGGTCGTGGAAGCTCTCGGATTGTTGAAAGACGCGGGTGAACGGGTCCTGTTCGTGGTGCTGGGTCCCACGCCCGATCACGGGTATCTGGCATCTCTGAAAGAAAGGGTGACGGCTTGCCGTTTGGAGGACTCTGTGAGGTTCCTCCCGCCCGTGCCGCAGGAAGAAGTGATCGACTGGTATTCGGCTGCGGACATCCTGGTGCTCCCGAGCCTGGTGGAAGGGTTGAGTATGTCGGTTATCGAAGCTCTGGCGGCTTCCTTGCCGGTGTTGATTTCCAGAAACGCCGCCAACGCGAGCGACGTTGTCAAGGACGGGGCCGGACAAGCCATCGATTTAACGGCCGAGTCCATTGCTTCGGCCCTCCTGCCCCTGGTGTTCTCCGGCGAAAGGATCGCCGAACTGTCCTATAATGCGCGTCGCTCGGCTCTCGCGCGATACGATATCAATAAGGTGGCGGACCTGATGGCAAGGGCGTACCGTGACGTTCTGACAGGGTCCAGGGACGCTGCCCTGAACTGGTCTTAG
- a CDS encoding glycosyltransferase family 4 protein — translation MNILWIIKRWTMGQDVISDRFGRYYHLPVGLARRGHRVLVLALDYRTARNEHLVDAGVEWKGVGFKPFGPLPCLWETLRALRRFHPDRIVGATDMYFSILGGLLGRVYGTAVVHDVYDHFESYASGRLFKLGPWYYRALDRSHAVIAFNRKLSAYLRAKSPHTRHTVIPNCADPALFRRLDATWCRTRLGLPPHVPLIGYFGAIEASRGMDTLWQAFERVRLVVPEIELVLAGRLENSSDANRPGVRYLGFLPHKEVPLLINACNLNVICYKRDLFAEYSLPFKGVEYMACGAAFVAPRVGAMPEEPGVSAEMLYEPENHRDLAAKILLNLESGRRSYPEVMNWDDAAERMEHVLES, via the coding sequence ATGAACATACTCTGGATCATCAAACGATGGACCATGGGCCAGGACGTCATCAGTGACCGCTTCGGCCGTTACTACCATTTGCCCGTCGGGTTGGCCCGGCGAGGGCATCGGGTGCTGGTGCTGGCTTTGGACTACCGTACGGCCCGGAACGAGCACCTTGTCGACGCCGGCGTGGAATGGAAAGGGGTCGGCTTCAAACCCTTTGGTCCGCTGCCCTGCCTGTGGGAGACCCTTCGGGCGCTACGGAGATTCCATCCGGATCGCATCGTCGGTGCAACGGATATGTATTTCTCCATCCTGGGCGGGCTTCTGGGGCGCGTTTACGGAACAGCAGTGGTTCACGACGTGTACGATCATTTCGAAAGCTACGCCTCCGGCCGCCTATTCAAGCTCGGTCCCTGGTACTATCGTGCTCTGGACCGGTCCCACGCCGTCATAGCGTTCAATCGAAAACTGTCCGCCTACCTGCGCGCCAAATCCCCCCATACTCGGCATACCGTGATACCCAATTGCGCGGACCCCGCCTTGTTCCGAAGGCTCGACGCCACTTGGTGCCGCACCCGATTGGGCCTGCCTCCTCATGTACCGCTGATCGGCTACTTCGGAGCCATTGAAGCGAGCAGGGGAATGGACACGCTTTGGCAGGCGTTTGAACGCGTGCGCCTGGTGGTTCCGGAAATCGAACTGGTCCTCGCGGGCCGTCTGGAGAACAGCTCCGATGCGAACCGGCCGGGTGTGCGCTATCTCGGTTTCCTCCCTCACAAGGAGGTTCCGCTCCTCATCAACGCATGCAATCTGAATGTGATTTGCTATAAAAGAGATCTGTTTGCGGAATACAGTCTGCCATTCAAAGGGGTCGAGTATATGGCCTGCGGGGCGGCCTTCGTGGCCCCGCGAGTGGGCGCCATGCCCGAGGAGCCGGGCGTATCGGCGGAAATGCTGTACGAACCGGAAAACCACCGGGACCTGGCGGCGAAGATCCTGCTGAATCTGGAAAGCGGCCGCCGTTCCTATCCGGAAGTCATGAACTGGGATGATGCCGCGGAAAGAATGGAGCACGTGCTGGAATCATAA
- a CDS encoding right-handed parallel beta-helix repeat-containing protein, whose amino-acid sequence MNSRNIVRCCTMLVALWTSSPALVEAVVVSNVTELSDAIYNAHHGGDKTILIEAGTYALNDMLVVTTDDVSVNSVSGDRDSVVIKGNGMAGGVTHVFNVAADRFSVQNVTLRDVSNHAVQFHPGVKSPVIRNVHILDTGEQMVKIAYDPAQMDLTADDGVMENCLLEYSADIGPQWYIGGIDAHNAKNWIVRDNVFKYIRSPSLALAEHAVHFWSDSRNTLVERNLIINCDRGIGFGLGDRGHLNGIIRNNMIYHDENDPTGFADVGIGLESAAGAQVYNNTIYMEHGYPNAIEYRFTATTGVLIANNLTNRLIQQRDGGQATLSNNVTNAEFDWFQDVGQGDLHLAGAVDEAVDQGQVLAGLTDDFDKENRPAGGGMDIGADEYAVDGPGGLDQNARAVLLAVLCLLAGVP is encoded by the coding sequence ATGAATTCGAGAAACATCGTCCGATGCTGTACGATGCTCGTGGCCCTGTGGACCTCGTCGCCCGCTTTGGTGGAGGCCGTCGTGGTTTCCAACGTAACCGAACTGTCCGATGCGATTTATAACGCCCATCACGGGGGCGACAAAACCATATTGATCGAGGCGGGAACGTACGCGTTGAACGATATGCTGGTGGTCACCACCGATGATGTCAGCGTGAACAGCGTGTCCGGGGACAGGGATTCCGTGGTCATCAAGGGAAACGGCATGGCGGGAGGCGTCACTCACGTGTTCAATGTGGCGGCGGACCGCTTTTCCGTGCAGAACGTCACCTTGCGGGACGTCAGCAACCACGCCGTGCAATTCCACCCCGGCGTGAAATCTCCGGTAATCCGCAACGTTCACATCCTGGACACGGGCGAACAGATGGTGAAAATCGCCTATGATCCGGCCCAAATGGACCTGACCGCGGACGACGGCGTCATGGAGAACTGCCTTCTCGAGTACAGCGCCGACATCGGTCCCCAGTGGTACATCGGGGGTATCGACGCCCACAATGCGAAGAACTGGATCGTTCGGGACAATGTGTTCAAATACATCCGAAGCCCGAGCCTGGCCCTGGCCGAGCACGCGGTTCATTTCTGGTCCGATTCCCGGAACACGCTGGTCGAGCGGAATCTCATCATCAATTGCGATCGTGGGATCGGGTTTGGGCTGGGAGATCGCGGCCATCTTAACGGGATCATACGTAATAACATGATTTATCACGACGAAAACGACCCGACGGGCTTCGCCGACGTGGGCATCGGCTTGGAATCGGCCGCCGGCGCACAGGTATACAACAATACCATTTACATGGAACACGGCTATCCCAATGCCATCGAGTACCGGTTCACCGCCACCACGGGTGTCCTTATCGCCAACAACCTGACCAACAGACTGATTCAGCAGCGGGACGGAGGCCAGGCCACACTTTCCAACAATGTAACGAACGCCGAGTTCGACTGGTTTCAGGATGTGGGTCAGGGCGATTTGCACCTGGCGGGGGCCGTTGACGAGGCCGTGGATCAGGGACAGGTCCTAGCGGGACTCACGGATGATTTCGACAAAGAGAACCGACCTGCGGGCGGCGGCATGGATATCGGAGCCGACGAATACGCCGTCGATGGGCCAGGGGGATTGGACCAAAACGCCCGGGCGGTTCTGCTAGCCGTATTATGCCTTCTGGCCGGCGTTCCTTGA
- a CDS encoding cation:proton antiporter, whose translation MDHLTRGEITAMFLALGLLLASARLLGEMSRRFNLPAVLGEILAGILWGPTIFGAIAPAWRDFLFPGQGAGAIALDGLTNLAIALFLLVAGMEVDLSTVWRQGKLALWVALAGLLFPFSFGFAAAWWAPSLVGYQPGVDPLAFALFMATVLSISALPIIAKILMDLNIYRSDVGVTVISAAVLNDLLGWLVFAVVLGMLGASHGMPLAHTLWLTLVFTTAMLTVVPWCIHRLLPWIQAHTSWPGGVLGFALSFCLVAAAFTEWVGIHAIFGSFLAGVALGHSSHLRKRTRSAIEQFVSFIFAPLFFAGIGLKVNFAAHFDPLLTLTVLCLALTGKVTGSALGGRLGGLHWRDALGVGFGMSAQGTMGIILGVLGLQFGLISEEVFVSLVVMALVTSLVSGPMLQRTLRLKKPRRFTDFLQPQRFLNQLEGRNRWEAIRELSQLTATLVGLDPKAVTNAVLARERIMATGLGHGVAVPHARLLSLATPVVTVGLSRTGIDFDASDGTPAHVICLILTPVQDNGAQVEILADIAGTFKNSEIREKAASVAGFTEFLALVRSGQGS comes from the coding sequence ATGGATCATCTGACCCGCGGCGAGATCACCGCCATGTTCCTGGCCCTGGGGCTGCTGCTGGCCTCCGCTCGGCTCCTCGGCGAGATGTCCCGGCGGTTTAATCTGCCGGCGGTCCTCGGCGAGATCCTGGCCGGCATCCTTTGGGGGCCCACGATTTTCGGCGCCATCGCTCCCGCGTGGCGGGACTTTCTTTTCCCCGGGCAGGGAGCAGGGGCGATCGCTCTTGACGGGTTGACCAATCTGGCCATCGCCCTCTTTCTTCTGGTAGCCGGCATGGAAGTCGATCTCTCGACCGTCTGGCGGCAAGGGAAGTTGGCCCTGTGGGTGGCGCTGGCCGGCTTACTGTTCCCTTTCAGCTTCGGTTTTGCCGCTGCCTGGTGGGCGCCGTCCCTGGTGGGTTATCAGCCGGGCGTCGACCCGTTGGCTTTTGCGCTGTTCATGGCCACGGTCCTGTCTATCTCCGCTCTTCCGATCATCGCCAAGATCCTCATGGATCTGAACATCTACCGCAGCGACGTGGGAGTGACGGTGATCTCCGCCGCCGTGCTCAATGATCTGCTGGGGTGGCTGGTTTTTGCCGTCGTGCTCGGGATGCTGGGGGCGAGCCATGGCATGCCTCTCGCCCACACCCTCTGGTTGACCCTGGTCTTCACCACCGCCATGCTTACCGTAGTCCCCTGGTGCATCCATCGGCTTCTTCCCTGGATTCAAGCCCACACGAGCTGGCCCGGCGGAGTCCTGGGCTTTGCTCTCTCGTTTTGCCTGGTGGCCGCCGCATTCACCGAGTGGGTCGGCATCCACGCTATTTTCGGCTCTTTTCTGGCCGGAGTGGCGCTGGGGCACTCGAGTCATTTGCGAAAGCGCACCCGTAGCGCCATTGAGCAATTTGTCTCCTTCATCTTTGCCCCCCTCTTTTTCGCCGGCATCGGCCTGAAAGTAAACTTTGCCGCGCACTTCGATCCGCTGCTGACCCTGACCGTGCTGTGCCTCGCCCTGACCGGTAAGGTGACCGGAAGTGCGTTGGGAGGACGATTGGGCGGACTGCACTGGCGCGACGCCTTAGGGGTCGGGTTCGGCATGAGCGCCCAGGGAACCATGGGCATCATTCTAGGGGTGCTGGGCCTGCAGTTCGGACTCATCAGTGAAGAGGTCTTCGTCTCTTTAGTGGTGATGGCCCTGGTCACTTCCCTGGTAAGTGGTCCGATGCTGCAACGGACCCTCCGGCTGAAGAAGCCCCGCCGTTTCACCGACTTCCTGCAGCCGCAGCGGTTTCTCAACCAGCTTGAGGGCCGCAATCGCTGGGAAGCCATCCGCGAACTCTCTCAATTAACAGCGACTCTGGTCGGCCTGGACCCGAAAGCGGTCACCAACGCCGTTCTTGCCCGGGAAAGGATCATGGCAACCGGACTCGGGCACGGTGTGGCGGTACCCCACGCCAGGCTCCTGAGCCTGGCCACTCCGGTGGTCACCGTCGGGTTGTCCAGGACGGGCATTGATTTCGATGCTTCCGACGGTACGCCCGCCCACGTCATCTGCCTCATCCTGACTCCGGTCCAAGACAACGGGGCCCAAGTGGAGATCTTGGCCGACATCGCCGGCACGTTCAAGAACAGCGAGATCCGTGAGAAGGCGGCGAGCGTCGCCGGCTTCACCGAATTTCTGGCGCTGGTGCGAAGCGGCCAGGGATCCTAA
- a CDS encoding VWA domain-containing protein, whose amino-acid sequence MRAATGKRLEAVVTHKRGKYSRHRLRKQSSSDVAIDATLRAAATRIAAGGGGPLRVAPEDLRQKIRRHRSPYTLVFIVDNSWSIHVERTLETAKGVVLALLQDARTHRDRVALIAFRHSRRPDATLCLAPTRSYSSAARRLARIPLTGSTPLPDGLRKAYRVLHQSRIQYRNAVPVLVVISDGLPNVSIRPQSDPYEEIRSICKQLRREGIFTIVVDTEAGGRDGDRSNCREMASLTDGSYLKLSELSLEAIEAAVASQLGVVSSPGSGAKMVSV is encoded by the coding sequence GTGCGGGCTGCGACCGGGAAACGTCTCGAGGCCGTGGTCACTCACAAGCGTGGCAAGTACTCCCGTCATCGCCTCCGGAAACAGTCAAGTTCCGACGTAGCCATCGACGCCACCCTGAGGGCGGCGGCGACACGCATAGCCGCCGGCGGCGGCGGGCCGCTACGCGTGGCCCCCGAGGATTTGCGCCAGAAGATTCGTCGCCACCGCTCGCCCTACACGCTTGTGTTTATTGTTGACAACAGCTGGTCCATCCACGTGGAGCGAACCCTCGAGACGGCGAAAGGCGTGGTGCTCGCCCTGCTTCAGGACGCCCGCACCCATCGGGACCGCGTGGCCCTGATCGCCTTCCGCCACAGCAGACGGCCGGACGCCACCCTGTGTCTGGCGCCCACAAGAAGTTACAGCAGCGCGGCGAGGCGGCTGGCCCGCATCCCTCTGACCGGCTCGACGCCGCTACCGGACGGCCTGCGCAAGGCCTATCGCGTCTTACATCAGTCCCGGATCCAGTACCGGAATGCCGTTCCCGTTCTGGTGGTGATCAGCGACGGTTTGCCCAACGTCTCCATCCGCCCGCAAAGCGACCCCTATGAGGAAATCCGCTCGATCTGCAAGCAATTGCGGCGGGAAGGCATCTTCACCATCGTGGTGGATACGGAAGCCGGTGGACGGGATGGGGACCGGAGTAACTGCCGGGAGATGGCCTCCCTGACCGACGGCAGCTACCTGAAACTCTCGGAGTTGAGCCTGGAAGCTATCGAGGCGGCGGTGGCCTCTCAGCTGGGAGTGGTGAGTTCACCGGGATCCGGCGCCAAGATGGTGAGCGTATGA
- a CDS encoding ATP-binding protein → MFNRAGYLYPFAAIVEQETLKTALILNAVNPDIGGVLIRGASGTAKSTAVRGLAALLPDVTVVADCPYRCDPHEPRTQCDRCAERLAAGEALPTANRPLRLINLPLNATEDRVAGTLDISRALREGIRALEPGLLAEANRGILYIDEINLLDDHIIDLLLDAAALGVNVVEREGISVSHPARFLLIGTMNPEEGELRPQIADRIGLHLEIAPLTDPEQRVEVIKRRELFFADPAAFSKSYEDAQEELRRAVVRAKKLLPAVKADERLYRAVARLTVKLEVESHRADITMMQCAKALAALDGRTEVEAHDVWRASTLTLGHRLPHDPFVAGPALDPMALRRNLEDMLEEPIDLKKKALTKTQRASSLAARS, encoded by the coding sequence GTGTTCAATCGCGCAGGCTATCTCTACCCGTTCGCGGCGATCGTCGAACAGGAAACCCTGAAAACGGCGCTGATCCTCAACGCGGTGAATCCCGACATCGGCGGCGTCCTCATCCGGGGCGCCAGTGGCACAGCCAAGTCCACCGCCGTTCGCGGATTGGCGGCGCTGCTGCCGGACGTAACGGTTGTGGCCGATTGTCCTTACCGCTGTGACCCGCACGAACCCCGTACGCAATGCGATCGGTGCGCCGAGCGGCTTGCCGCCGGCGAGGCGCTTCCCACGGCAAACCGACCCCTGCGCCTGATCAACCTGCCCCTGAATGCCACCGAAGACCGGGTGGCCGGGACCCTGGACATTTCCAGAGCCCTGCGCGAGGGGATCAGGGCTCTGGAGCCGGGACTTCTGGCGGAAGCCAACCGAGGCATCCTGTATATCGACGAAATCAATCTGCTGGACGACCACATTATCGATCTTCTCCTGGATGCGGCCGCCCTGGGGGTAAATGTGGTCGAGCGCGAAGGCATCTCCGTGAGCCATCCGGCCCGATTCCTGCTGATCGGAACCATGAACCCTGAAGAGGGGGAGTTGCGACCCCAGATCGCCGATCGCATTGGTCTGCATCTCGAGATCGCCCCCCTGACCGACCCCGAGCAGCGTGTGGAAGTGATCAAGAGGCGGGAGCTCTTTTTTGCCGATCCTGCGGCCTTTTCGAAGTCCTACGAAGACGCTCAGGAGGAGCTGCGGCGCGCCGTCGTTCGGGCAAAGAAACTGCTGCCGGCCGTCAAGGCCGATGAGCGCCTTTACCGGGCCGTCGCCCGTCTGACCGTGAAGCTCGAGGTGGAAAGCCATCGGGCGGATATTACCATGATGCAGTGCGCCAAGGCCCTGGCCGCTCTTGACGGCCGAACCGAAGTCGAGGCTCATGATGTCTGGAGGGCATCCACTCTGACCCTTGGACATCGGCTGCCCCACGACCCCTTTGTGGCGGGCCCCGCCCTGGATCCCATGGCCCTGCGAAGGAACCTCGAAGACATGCTCGAGGAGCCGATTGACCTTAAAAAAAAAGCACTGACGAAGACGCAGAGAGCGTCGAGCTTGGCGGCGCGGAGCTAG